The Actinosynnema mirum DSM 43827 genomic interval CACCGCGCCCCGTGGTTTCACGCCGGGGCGCGCGTGGGTACGGCCGCGCGTCGCGGGGCAGCACCCCCGCAGTTGATCACCCCTGCGGGTGAGACCGGCGGGGCGCTCGCGGAGGTCATCTGATCGACTTGCCCGCGCCGCCCCGCGCCGTCGCATATCGTCGCTGTGTGGAACGCCAGCTTTACGTGGTCGGCGACGTGCACGGCCACCTCGCCGAACTCACTCGCGCGCTCAACGCGGCAGGCCTCGTGGACGACTCCGGGGACTGGAGCGGCGGTGACGCGGAGCTGTGGTTCCTCGGCGACTTCGTCGACCGCGGTCCCGACGGGATCGGCGTCATCGACCTCGTCATGCGGCTCTCCGCGCAGGCGGGCGAGAGCGGCGGGCGGGTCGACTCGCTGGTCGGCAACCACGAGGTCCTGCTGCTCGGGATGCACCGCTTCGGCGACGAGGACGTGCCGGGCGCGCCCACCCCGCGCAGCTTCGCCAAGAGCTGGAACCTCAACGGCGGCCTGCGCAGCGACCAGGACCGGCTCACCCCCGAGCACGTCGAGTGGCTGACCAGCCGCGACGTCGTGCACCTGGTGGACGGCCACCTGCTCATGCACTCCGACACGCTCGCCTACCTGGAGTGGGGCGGCACCGTGGACGAGGTCAACGAGGCGGTGCGCGCGATCCTCACCGGCGACGACCTGGCGCAGTGGTGGGAGTGCTGGCGCAAGATGACCACCCGCTACGCGTTCCGCGGCCCCGAGGGCGGGGTCGTCGCGGGGGAGCTGCTCAAGCTCATGGGCGGCGCCGAGATCGTGCACGGGCACAGCGTCTTCGCCGACCAGCTCGGCGTCATGCCCGAGGAGGTCGACGGCCCGCTGCGGTACGCGGACGACCGGGTCCTCGCGGTCGACGCGGGCCTGTACAGCGGCGGGCCGTGCCTGGTGGTCGAGCTGCGCTGAGGCCGACGACCGGCCTCAGCGGGGGACGGGCGATCAGGGGCGGTCGACGATGACCTTGCCCAGCGGCATCAGCGACACCGGGATGAGCTTGAAGTTCGCGATGCCCATCGGGATGCCGATGATCGTGACGCACAGGGCGAGGCCGGTCACGATGTGCCCGATCGCCAGCCACCACCCGGCGACGACGATCCAGATGATGTTGCCCAGGAGCGAGGCGGCCCCGGCGTCGTGCCGGTCGACCACGTCCCGGCCGAACGGCCACAGCGCGTAGTTCGCGATGCGGAACGAGGCGAGCCCCCAGGGGATCGTGATGATGAAGACGCAGCAGATCACCCCCGCGATCGCGTAACCGACCGCGAGCCAGAAGCCGCTGATCACCAGCCAGATGAGGTTGAGCACGAGGCGCATACCACCATCCTGCCCGATTAAGCTCACCCATCGTGCTGAGAACAGTTCGCTGGGGAATCGTCGCCACGGGTGGCATCGCCGATGTCGTCACCGCCGACCTGCTCGCCCTGGAGGGCTCCGAAGCCCTCGCGGTCTCCTCCCGCAAGCTCGAACGGGCACGGGAGTTCGCCACCAAGCACGGCATCCCGCGTGCGTACGGCAGCGTGGAGGAGCTGGTCGCCGACCCCGACGTGGACGTCGTCTACGTCGCCACGCCGCACGCGCAGCACCGGTCCGCCGCGCGCCTCGCCCTCGAGGCGGGCAAGCACGTGCTGTGCGAGAAGCCCATGACGCTCACCGTCGAAGACACCCGCGAGCTGGTCGAGCTGGCCCGCGAGCGGGGCCTGTTCCTCATGGAGGCCATCTGGACCAGGTTCAACCCGCTCATCCGCCAGGTCCGCGCGGCCGTCGCGGACGGCGAGATCGGCGACGTGCGCAGCGTGCGCGCCGACTTCGGCTTCGCCCTGCCGTTCGAGCCTGGGCACCGGCTGTGGAACCCGGAGCTGGGCGGCGGGTCCCTGATGGACCTCGGCCTGTACCCGGTCTCGATCGCCCAGATGCTGCTCGGCGACCCGACGACCATCCAGGTCACCGGCTCCCTCGCCCCGTCCGGGGTGGACGCGGAGGCCGCGCTGCTGCTCGGCTACGAGAGCGGCGCGCACGCGCTGCTCACCTCCACGCTGACCACCTCGCCCGGCTCGTACGCGACGGTGTTCGGCACCGAGGGGCGCATCGACCTGCACCAGCCCGCGCACTGCCCGACCCGCGTCGTGATCAACGACGTGGAGCGCACCGCCGAGCTGGAGGGCTCCGGGTACGTGCCGCAGCTGCGCGAGGTGGCCGACCGGGTGCGCGCCGGTGACACCGAGAGCCCGGACATGTCCTGGGCGGACTCGCTGTCCATCGCGCGCGTGCTGGCCGAGGGCGTGGCGCGGCTGGGCGTGCGCTACCCGCAGCCGGACCGGGACGTCACCCCGCCCACCGCGGGCTAGGACCGAGCAGCGCCACCGCGACCCCCGTCACGGCCTCGACGGCGAGGTCGACCGCCCGGTCGACCTCGCCGTCGGCGCCGTGGTCGGGGGTCAGCAGGTGGCTGAGCGCCAGCCGGGTCAGCACGTCCGCCGCGAACGCGACGCGCGCGGGCGGCAGGTCCGGCCGGTGCCTGGCCAGGTGCTCGCCGATGGCGGGCACCACCAGGTCCAGCACCCAACCGCCGCGCGTGGTGAGCATCGGCAGCATGTCGTCGGCGTCGGTGCCGGTGAGGACCGAGCGGGCCAGCGGGTCGAGCCGGGTGAGCGCGTGCACCTGCCGCACCGCCTCCGCGACCCCCTCCACCGCGCCCGGCGCGCGGGCCAGGCAGGCGCGGGCGGCGTCCACGAACTCGGTGGTCTTGACCAGCGCGACGGCCTCGACCAGCCGCTGCTTGTTGCCGTGCTCGTTGTAGACGGTCTGCCTGCTCACCCCGGCGCGCGAGGCGACGTCGGCGACCCGCAGCCCGCGCGCGCCGTGCTCGGCGACGAGTGCGACGGCGGCGTCGATGATCGGGCCGGGGGGTTCGGTCGGGGCGGCGGGGATGGGGGCGGTGGCGGGTTCCCGGCGGGCGGGGCGGGGTGCGGCCGCGTCCGGGGGTGCGGCTGCGTCCGGGGGAGCGGCGAGACCCTGGTGCGGGTGCGCGGCGTGGCTCTCGGGCTGGTGCGCGTGCGCGGCAGGGCTTTCGGGCGGGCGCGGCCCGGTGTCGGGGGCGAGCGGGCGGGCGTCGGCGCGGGCTAAGGGGACGGTCGGCTCGCCGCACGGGGCTCGGCGGGGGACCGGGGGCGCCGCGGGCGGTCGGAGTGCCGCCGCCGGTGTGGCCTCGGGGCGCGCGGTCCCGGTGAACTCGGTCACGACGGACAGTTTTGGCACGAGCGCGGGCCCCTTGTAAAGACACGTGATCACCCGGTTACCGGGTTGGTCGACCGGCCGAGTCCGATCACCGCCCCGCGACGCCACGTCCCGGCCCGATCGCCGCGACGCCGCCCCCGGCCCAGCCGCCGTGCTCCCGCGCCCCGCCCGCCGTGACCCCGCTCCCAAGCCCGACGGGCCGGGGTGGTCCGGCCCGTAGAGTGGCCCCGTGCCGCTGACCATCGGTTTCGACCTGGACATGACCCTCATCGACCCCAGGCCGGGCATGGCCGCCGTGATGGAGGCGGTTCGCGCCGAGAGCGGCTACCCGATCGACGGCGCGCACTTCGCCGCCAACCTCGGCCCGCCCCTCGACGTCTCGTTCCGGGGGTACGGCGTGCCCGAGGAGGACGTCCCGGTCCTGGTCGCCCGCTTCCGCGCGCTCTACCCGGAGATCGTCATCCCGGCGACCGTCGCGCTGCCCGGCGCGGCCGAGTCGCTCGACGCCGTGCGCGAGCTGGGCGGGACCACCGTCGTCGTCACCGGCAAGTACCGGGCGAACGCGGCGCTGCACCTGGCCGCGTTCGACTGGGAGGTCGACCACCTGTTCGGCGAGCTCTGGTCCACCGGCAAGGCCGAGGCGCTCAAGCTGCACGGGGCCTCGGCGTACGTCGGCGACCACGTGGGCGACGTGCGCGGCGCGAAGGCCGCAGGCGCGCTGTCCGTGTGCGTGGTCACCGGGCCGTGCGACGAGCGGGAGCTGGTCGAGGCGGGCGCGGACGTGGTCATGCCCGACCTGACCGGCTTCCCGGCGTGGCTGCGCGAGAACGCCGACCGGCTCCGCGCGACCGGGCGCGCCGCCCTGGAAGCCGAGCGCCCCGCCTAGGAAACCGGGCGTCCCGCCCCAGGAGCCGAGCGCTCCGCCCCAGAAGCCGGGAGCCCCGCAGGGGAAAGCGTCAGCCCTGCCGCGCGCGGGGGCGCCTGGAGTCGCGGATCACCGTGATCACGCCGAGCGCCAGGCCCGCGGGCGAGCACAGCAGGCCGAGGGCGAAGACCCAGCCGGGGAGACCCGGCGAGCCGACGGCGAACATGGCGACGAGCGCCACGACGCCGATCGCGAACAGGCCCACTGCCAGCGGCATCATCCTCGCGGTCGTCATGCCACGAGGGTAGCCGCGACCGCGTCGCGCTTTTGGAGGTGCCCCGGTCGAGGCGTTCTGGCTACTCTGGTGAAACGCGTCCTGGGCACGCCCCTGGGCGCGTTCGCCATGTTGAAGCAAAGGGAACGGTGAGAGCGGTGCCGACCGGCAAGGTCAAGTGGTACGACTCGGAGAAGGGCTTCGGCTTCGTCACGCAGGACGGCGGCGAGGACGTCTACGTGCGGAAGTCCGCGCTGCCCGAAGGGGTCGACGCCCTCAAAGCCGGTCAGCGCATCGAGTTCGGCATGGCCGAGGGGCGCCGGGGGCCGCAGGCCCTGTCCGTGCGCCTGGTCGACCCGGCGCCGTCGGTGGCCGAGGCGCGCAGGCGCCCCGCCGACGAGCTGAACGTGGTGATCGAGGACCTGATCAGGCTGCTGGAGCAGCGGGTCCAGCCCGAGCTGCGCCGCAGCCGCTACCCCGAGCGCAAGAGCGCCAAGCTCGTCGCCGACGCGCTGCGCGCCATCGCGCGGGACCTCGACCCGTAGACCCGTAGACCCGCGTCCCGTGACGACCGGAGGCGTCGTCCCCGAGGGGGTGGCGCCTCCGCCGTCTCGCGGGGAGCGGTCAGCCCCGCTGCCGGTCGTCCACGGACAGCACCCACGTGCCGCGCGCCACGAAGTCCACGGCGGCGGTCGTGCTGCCCTCGATGCGGGTGCCCAGCTGCTGCACCTCGACGCTCTCCAGCTGGTCGGTGTCGTTCGGCAGCTGGAGCGTGTACGCGTGCTGCGGGTTGTTCGGCGTGAACACCTTGCTGCGCATCGGCTCCTGGGTCACCCCGGCCGCGTCGCGGTAGGTGAACGCCACCGCCCACACGCTGTCGGCGAGCTGCGCGGGCACCGAGATCTGCACCGGCTTGCCCGGCCGCACCCGCAGCACGCCCGCCGCCGACGGGTCCACGTCGCAGTTCTCCGAGTCGAGGTCGCAGTACTGGGTCGGCGCGACCACGACGGTCCTGCCGTCGGCGTAGAAGGTCACCTCGGGGTGCGGGGGCGCACCGCAGCCGGTGGCCAGGAGCAGCGGCAACGCGGTGAGGACGACGGCTCGGCGCACGCCCCCGAGCCTACGTGGTGCGCTCAGCCGTCCGCCGCACCGGCCCCGGCCTGCCGGTCCCCGCCGATCCGGGGCAGCAGCGAGCGGCCTCGCCAGGTCAGCACCACCTGCGCCAGGCCGAGCGCGAGCAGCAGCGAGACCACCGCGAACCCGATCCACTGCTCGGTGGGCAGCAGCACGCCCAGCGCCCCGCCGAACACCCAGCCCAGCCGCAGCAGCGCCTCAGGCCGCACGAGCGCGGGCGACCGCTCCGGCAGCTCGTCCCGCGCGACCGCGTCCAGGGTCGCCTTCGCCAGCGTCCCCGCCGCGGCCCCGACCAGCCCGACCACCGCCACCGTCGTCAGCCCCGGCAGCGCCGCCGCCAGCAGCGCCGAGGCCAGCGCCGCGCCGACGCAGCCGATCAGCACCCGGTCCGGCGAGCCCGCCGGGAGCCGCGCGCCGACCACGCCGCCCAGCAGCCCGCCCGCGACCGCCGCCGCCACGACCACGCCGAGCAGCAGCAACTGCTGGACCGGGTCGTACTCGACCTCCGCCCGCACCAGGAACGCGGCGAACAGGACCAGGAAGCCCGCGAGCACCCGGATCGACCCGTTCGCCCACAGCGCCGCCACGACCGCGCGACCGAGCGCCCGCCGCCCGCGCTCCCGGCCCTTCGCGTCCTGCCCCTTCGCATCCGGGCCCTTCGCATCCGGGCCCTTCGCGTCCCGGCCCGCCGCGCCCTGCCCCCTCGCGCCCGGAGTCCCGCCCTCGGCGACCTCCGCGCGCGCCGGTACCCGCAGGCAGCACCAGGTGTTCGCCACGCACAGCGCGGCGCTGAGCCACAGCGCGCCCGGCGGGCCGAACGTGTTCACCAGCCCGATCGCCGCCAGCCCGGACACCACGCCCGCGACCAGCCCGAACGCCGTCAGCCGGGCATCGGCCCTGGCCCGCTCGACCTCCGGCGGCAGCACCTCCGGGGTGATCGCCTCCCGCAGCGCGGTGAACGACCGGGACAGCAGCACGCTCACCAGCGCGGCCGGGTACAGCGCCCAGCCGTCGAAGTGCAGCGCCAGCACCACCGCCGCCGCCACGCGCAGCGCGCACGACCCGGCCAGCGCCCACCGCCTTCCGCGCCGCAGGTGGTCCAGCGCCGGGCCGAGAAGCGGGGCGAGCAGCGCGAACGGGACCGCGGCGACCAGCAGGTAGAGCCCCGCGCGGGTCCTGGACTCGTCCACCCCGGCGGAGAAGAACAGCGCGTTCGCCAGCGCCACGGCCAGCGCCGCGTCGGCGGCCAGGCCCAGCATCACCGCGTAGGTGAGCGAGGACAGGCCGGACTCCCCGGCGCCGTCGGCGTGCGCGGCGGTGCGCAACCGGCCGAGGCCCACCGAGGACAGCAGCCTCGCCCGGTACAGCGCGACGCGGGTGACGGTCAGCTTCCTGGGCAGCTGGGTCGGCTTGTGGGTGGGCCTGGTGCGCTCGTCGCGGCCGGGGATCGGCTTGGTGCGCCGGGGGCCCGCCTGCCCGGTCGGGACGGTGTCCCGGTCCGCCCCGCCCCGCTCCCGGCCGCGCTCGTCGTAGGCCTCGCGGTCGTAGTGGTCCCGCTCGGCGCGCCCGCGCCCGCGCTCCCGGCTGAGCCGGTCGTAGCCGTCGGGGTCGTAGGTCTCCCAGGGCGCGCTGTCCGAGCGCTCCCGTCCCGCGCCCCCGCGTTCGGGCCGGGTCTCGTCCTCTCGCGGGTGATCCCCCCGCGGGTGATCGCGATCGTCGGACGGGCTCATCCCGACCATCCTGCCGCAACGGCGGCGGCCTGTCGCGGATCGCCGCACGCCGCCGCTCAGCCCGGGGGGAGGCGCACCCGGAACATGCTCGGCCAGTTCTTGCCGGTGACCAGGAACTCGTCCGAGCCGGGCACCGAGGCGATCCCGTTCAGCACGTCCGACGCGGGCACGCCCTCCGGGCGCAGCGACGACAGGTCCGCCACGAGGTCGACCGCGCCGGTGACCGGGTCGATCCGCACCACCTCGTCGGTCTGCCACACGTTCGCCCACACCCGGCCGTCGACGCACTCCAGCTCGTTCAGGTCCTCCAGCGGCTCCCCGGCGCGCGTCACCGCGACCCGCCCGCGCTCCTCGAACGTCGCGGGGTCGCGGAAGGTCAGGTCGGCGGTGCCGTCGCTCATCACCAGCCGGTCGCCGTCCAGACACAGGCCCCAGCCCTCGCCCTCGTACGGCACGCGGCGGACCTCGGCCAGCGACGCCCGGTCGCGCTCGATCGCCACGCCGTCGCGCCAGGTGAGCTGCCAGATCCGCTCGCCCACCACGGTGATCCCCTCGCCGAACAGCGGCGACGGCAGGTCCAGCTTCCTGCGGACCTCGCCGGTGGCGGGGTCGACCTCGCGGATGCTCGACCGGCCTTCCAGACCGGTGCCCTCGTAGAGCGCGTCCCCGGAGACCTCCAGGCCCTGGGTGAACGCGGCGGGGTCGTGCGGGATCGTTCCCAGGACCTCCGGGCGCGCCGTGGCCGGTGTGGACGGTCCAGCGGGTTCGGTCGACCGAACACCGTCCCCACCGGACGAGCAGCCCGACAGCACCGCCACCACCACGACCGGGACCACCGACACCTCGAACCAGCGCACGTCCGAAAGGGTGGCACGTGTGCGCGGCGCGGCGAAGACGTGCGGCACAATCCACCTGTGACCGCCACGCCGACTCAGCAGCCCCAGCCAGTGCTCGCCGACCCCGCGGCCGTGCGGCTCGCGCGCGACGCGGCGCAGGAGGAAGCCGGATCGGAGCACGTGGGGGCCCACGTCGGCGTCCTCGTCGAGGACG includes:
- a CDS encoding metallophosphoesterase, with amino-acid sequence MERQLYVVGDVHGHLAELTRALNAAGLVDDSGDWSGGDAELWFLGDFVDRGPDGIGVIDLVMRLSAQAGESGGRVDSLVGNHEVLLLGMHRFGDEDVPGAPTPRSFAKSWNLNGGLRSDQDRLTPEHVEWLTSRDVVHLVDGHLLMHSDTLAYLEWGGTVDEVNEAVRAILTGDDLAQWWECWRKMTTRYAFRGPEGGVVAGELLKLMGGAEIVHGHSVFADQLGVMPEEVDGPLRYADDRVLAVDAGLYSGGPCLVVELR
- a CDS encoding YccF domain-containing protein; translated protein: MRLVLNLIWLVISGFWLAVGYAIAGVICCVFIITIPWGLASFRIANYALWPFGRDVVDRHDAGAASLLGNIIWIVVAGWWLAIGHIVTGLALCVTIIGIPMGIANFKLIPVSLMPLGKVIVDRP
- a CDS encoding Gfo/Idh/MocA family protein → MLRTVRWGIVATGGIADVVTADLLALEGSEALAVSSRKLERAREFATKHGIPRAYGSVEELVADPDVDVVYVATPHAQHRSAARLALEAGKHVLCEKPMTLTVEDTRELVELARERGLFLMEAIWTRFNPLIRQVRAAVADGEIGDVRSVRADFGFALPFEPGHRLWNPELGGGSLMDLGLYPVSIAQMLLGDPTTIQVTGSLAPSGVDAEAALLLGYESGAHALLTSTLTTSPGSYATVFGTEGRIDLHQPAHCPTRVVINDVERTAELEGSGYVPQLREVADRVRAGDTESPDMSWADSLSIARVLAEGVARLGVRYPQPDRDVTPPTAG
- a CDS encoding TetR/AcrR family transcriptional regulator, whose product is MTEFTGTARPEATPAAALRPPAAPPVPRRAPCGEPTVPLARADARPLAPDTGPRPPESPAAHAHQPESHAAHPHQGLAAPPDAAAPPDAAAPRPARREPATAPIPAAPTEPPGPIIDAAVALVAEHGARGLRVADVASRAGVSRQTVYNEHGNKQRLVEAVALVKTTEFVDAARACLARAPGAVEGVAEAVRQVHALTRLDPLARSVLTGTDADDMLPMLTTRGGWVLDLVVPAIGEHLARHRPDLPPARVAFAADVLTRLALSHLLTPDHGADGEVDRAVDLAVEAVTGVAVALLGPSPRWAG
- a CDS encoding HAD family hydrolase is translated as MPLTIGFDLDMTLIDPRPGMAAVMEAVRAESGYPIDGAHFAANLGPPLDVSFRGYGVPEEDVPVLVARFRALYPEIVIPATVALPGAAESLDAVRELGGTTVVVTGKYRANAALHLAAFDWEVDHLFGELWSTGKAEALKLHGASAYVGDHVGDVRGAKAAGALSVCVVTGPCDERELVEAGADVVMPDLTGFPAWLRENADRLRATGRAALEAERPA
- a CDS encoding cold-shock protein, with the protein product MPTGKVKWYDSEKGFGFVTQDGGEDVYVRKSALPEGVDALKAGQRIEFGMAEGRRGPQALSVRLVDPAPSVAEARRRPADELNVVIEDLIRLLEQRVQPELRRSRYPERKSAKLVADALRAIARDLDP
- a CDS encoding DUF2771 family protein, with product MRRAVVLTALPLLLATGCGAPPHPEVTFYADGRTVVVAPTQYCDLDSENCDVDPSAAGVLRVRPGKPVQISVPAQLADSVWAVAFTYRDAAGVTQEPMRSKVFTPNNPQHAYTLQLPNDTDQLESVEVQQLGTRIEGSTTAAVDFVARGTWVLSVDDRQRG
- a CDS encoding MFS transporter, whose translation is MSPSDDRDHPRGDHPREDETRPERGGAGRERSDSAPWETYDPDGYDRLSRERGRGRAERDHYDREAYDERGRERGGADRDTVPTGQAGPRRTKPIPGRDERTRPTHKPTQLPRKLTVTRVALYRARLLSSVGLGRLRTAAHADGAGESGLSSLTYAVMLGLAADAALAVALANALFFSAGVDESRTRAGLYLLVAAVPFALLAPLLGPALDHLRRGRRWALAGSCALRVAAAVVLALHFDGWALYPAALVSVLLSRSFTALREAITPEVLPPEVERARADARLTAFGLVAGVVSGLAAIGLVNTFGPPGALWLSAALCVANTWCCLRVPARAEVAEGGTPGARGQGAAGRDAKGPDAKGPDAKGQDAKGRERGRRALGRAVVAALWANGSIRVLAGFLVLFAAFLVRAEVEYDPVQQLLLLGVVVAAAVAGGLLGGVVGARLPAGSPDRVLIGCVGAALASALLAAALPGLTTVAVVGLVGAAAGTLAKATLDAVARDELPERSPALVRPEALLRLGWVFGGALGVLLPTEQWIGFAVVSLLLALGLAQVVLTWRGRSLLPRIGGDRQAGAGAADG
- a CDS encoding glutaminyl-peptide cyclotransferase is translated as MRWFEVSVVPVVVVAVLSGCSSGGDGVRSTEPAGPSTPATARPEVLGTIPHDPAAFTQGLEVSGDALYEGTGLEGRSSIREVDPATGEVRRKLDLPSPLFGEGITVVGERIWQLTWRDGVAIERDRASLAEVRRVPYEGEGWGLCLDGDRLVMSDGTADLTFRDPATFEERGRVAVTRAGEPLEDLNELECVDGRVWANVWQTDEVVRIDPVTGAVDLVADLSSLRPEGVPASDVLNGIASVPGSDEFLVTGKNWPSMFRVRLPPG